The Saprospiraceae bacterium genome includes a window with the following:
- a CDS encoding HYR domain-containing protein: MQNKLYPTTQSSDYLMRKFSLNFKNLFKRVFQNVPFSFPVLLLLLFQFNSGNAQLTVTKSFMSADTVRIGNEITYTLVVSNPVGDTINNIVVTDAAPPNTTIVPGSVINVSGVPTLANPNIPVWSGFNLNSGQSTTVRFRVTVNASNTGDILNTAQATSVQTPGGVTSNNVVTNFRAPQMINTNCICKNNQTPNNLDGTYSSTLIITNNNGLALPPGLTYNIVNTMGLTNDMGGVLGTPSFSYCNGVGCPAGVVNGQYFLNVTVQNSGAFTANVDGPDAGTTADIVFTSNCTNLYPALPVIPFTDKNCLNAGINIFSSGASIYNINNSFVNPVLPTGFSQTGTGDLMVDNDLVNYADNDPVYELFLLREGPGACRVVSYKEFNVYKRKQPVLKNTLIECKDTLFSNLISLNSMLDPTNSGVGKFSIGGVELDGVSLAVTGPVCLDVTYTLTDSCGVIKSDTKKLQVTIKPKAAFNFNTVAGQPISPACSTGPVTVGAIRTSNGSNPVFTVIANKTLPGVAAPSLVQTTAGATLTLPSPITTDELRYRVCLIETNNAATACSPLVVSSASCADTICRTYIVYRDRTDCGVNAVFPAQCEDFKPDYCQVYTVPALRLTCELFFSIETPPVLSAEVTFDKSILNCDDEFLTGQYNVSFLGLKAQNSDDSPKVEDYPGLNIICGVLGFSVFGYQPLKPLYDVLRCDKTIAELIFGILGKLAGGDGGGIIVMADTDGDGGFDYLLENRFGYPSQRTFSVPNRVKGSGYMAVRAVGAWVNSPADVCGNFDIAPVNILDRLPIGSIPIIGPIIENVLKVAKCGLDAALNIETTETAKVVNNAEPKFLNCNTSGFIFAQTNECTIPVEWSVPVAVDGCNDDALIYRGVVLPVNGVGGVDVTNYAGNAVVVTAQITQPGVYQTAGPIPGSILNPGIYPVSYTAVSCNGLPVTCNFNIVVTAGNPILECPRSITVTTDADLCTARVNGLAPYQGIGCASIINYSYTNPVSGTVNSTNALTMGTHNVPDGQLFELGTTAITYTMLVDIDGNNDFNGPGETQTCMFNVVVQDFQRPITRCLDVEIQLNNEGTGTIFAAQTPGQVFIDGGTSDNCGTNLTFGISKDEVEYTPTLDFDCSEKGKRVITLRVTDESGNISFCKSVVKIVDFFEGFKLDLDAPEVCFEPFQNTYDFSPYLVIARPNGANIFHQNVGTLGPDIEGGFGISAFLPDAGSTNDPGTITADGIYTLGTGTGVVTISYILSIGGQINQIDGEELTGCFRMVHDVFRIEKLDPVWEGGFMCCDQSPVWLGGASWDGTGNPVIPVGMISLRDIRGDYPGDVEGEWTGQGVSFVNPDGLPFTGDEFYQFNPNGLDGTYTLTYTIGDEPCIFTYAQDIRVTCQDLQIELSDITVCPANLVEERVVIVNLDDKDLVVSTTGFAALAADGAHYGNGPMTNPVMDLQSVPVVNGRVVIPAFYAPAVRNKDYEICVTTFQTTPFGCADVFCYTITVQDLLAPEFQNCPKEAIVVDAPSGWCSSFVNFEYPWAFDNCMGLNAKREQVDITGFKSGDLFPVGLTILAYTATDTVGNQSYCELKIVVNDFHTPPLITCPANVTAVNDLNMCGAVVNGIAPLKVEDNCIDNAAVIYEINDANGVWACGFSDASGEKFPVGTSTVNYKIQDQPLILITEVVQNGVMTGVEITNFGPARVDVTCGKFLLKNETGQVMEEFVIPTRNNKSTLLVQTNFPPLPTLWVVPNPNIIPVGGTFTHTFTTNPPAGARRKYCFAFLERVIDEAEINNLVSGAVILRETVCDHNLQTDFIPATPCDPGSFGMLNPGLPVMAANGTLTSLQNVDPSIAMCSFTVKVDDIEAPSCIKHDSIRINNSIPTQIAANQCLTSTINMPAGLVHDVNIKNLQASVSNAGAVTAYLNSPSGTRILLFDNVCNNTPNINVTLDETIVWTPAPSIVNALCNPLGQGGIYRPEESFKEFYGEQALGAWTLQIFTAGAVTGTLNNWQLEILYQLPYDQPDVVLENDPGLCTKEFTWIHPILEDNCCKGKMDVTYYFSNNVTGEVSQETGVILNTNGTINIQGLRETKIFKVGVTIVEYTLEDQYGNKAICGFKVTVNDTEKPLFVSPGCPARTIQLAPGECYGALANPPSATDNCKVDFVIFCFANGDPADINKLPIGVNNLIAKAVDIYGNISTCDFTVTVLEYVPTTDALVCNNNLNLSLDQSCEAVLTTDMILEGNNYRCYENYCITVTSLEGIPHANFFNINDAGKTFIISITDCLGSQNTCWGYLKIEEKLIPEIECPVNITISCNVDVNARNNQGRLVTGEGILTTCEPGAVISYSDMVVDNGQCGSPRATVFRTWTVRDSDGNVATCVQIITVAALDLDDIVWPMDIDLNKTLECSDVVLNPELTDADNTGYPMLNGVRINNAGSLCMVFLNVDDEIYESCPGSTVILRTWKILNMCLPLSANNPRTHTQIIKVLDTEGPKIATCPVDITISVDAWSCRGGVFLPIPEKIEDLCSNVSFKAILYGTGKLTQTGTVSAGNLRVRLTDLTKETHSVRYEFRDECGNLTTCNFKVIVRDLVAPIAISKQDIVIGLTPGFDADGIQDAQAKLFAESVDNGSFDNCSGVRLEVRRAIGPDCGNEGAVVNPTTGLRHNNNRTFSNRVNLPNYSPNDTDGGEFVKFCCEDLDAIVVDANGDGLIDELDRGYHEVILRVWDDGNMNGIIGDAGDNWSEIWSYVKVEAKVPPVIVCPDDATIHCDWAIETRTTSTSIAGIDFSKTGLPTAYGVCSNPNITFQDVLQLNQCGIGIINRTFTISDMGTTRQCVQRITVAQSTSQQEWVVTPPSASIPEVGCDGPTEAQIKANQPTWVSGPCDVIGVSHKVLEFEFEDGVCKKWVVEYKLVNWCDNEERGPYTKQFVYKDPTPPVIEMCRDTMFAVDANCELVGLTLTKRATDAGGCINDGWIKWVIVVDLWADGTPDYEWSSFLPVGNDVNNANTGNFAAIQDNNGNGIKDIYVAPTVNGGTVSIRIPEPIVGKMSNHKITWKATDGCHNYVTCHEDFMVVDKKAPTPVCVPLSTALMADPDGSGPMVPMVELWAIDFNVKSTDNCTEEEELLYTFDQTAPQVEDKVVFTRLINIDIPHYFDKTGGLLRFPADMTNAQQRAIVEKYLRGEENSAGNGVIQLWNPATRSSAKVWTDRELEEGTNKGEAQVMMSVWDKKFNTDFCWTSLKLICTTCPGGETANISGSARTELNQGVNGVEVQFESILPEFPRTYTTNQTGTYSMNLMTDFDYGVSAKKDGNYLEGVSTLDLVMIQRHILGLESLNSAYKVIAADANNNGRVTAADLTELRKLILGVTNALPNQTSWRFPVKDQILELSNPFPYTEQISVSPLLVDVTGQDFVAVKIGDVNGSASVSVQDAQLESRSSKALKLEIEDRAVKAGEVVTIPVLSSNYADVYGYQFTLGLNGAEFAGITAGAINVTDQNVGVLRADQVTMSYASGELQSADINEVLFTIIVKATRATTISEILQLNSEVTKTESYVGTAMEINNVTLGVRTAPIAGEEEGVAELFQNEPNPFRGMTTVSYYLPENASTVLTVFDVTGKVVAIRKADAVKGMNAETFTMDQLGASGVYYYKLESGEFNAVKKMIIVD, encoded by the coding sequence ATGCAAAACAAGCTTTACCCCACGACACAATCTTCTGATTATTTGATGAGAAAATTCTCATTAAATTTCAAAAATTTATTTAAAAGGGTTTTTCAGAATGTACCATTCTCATTTCCGGTGCTTTTGTTATTGCTATTTCAGTTTAACAGTGGAAATGCACAATTAACAGTAACAAAATCATTTATGTCAGCTGATACTGTCAGAATAGGTAACGAAATAACCTATACTCTTGTAGTTTCAAACCCCGTCGGTGATACTATAAACAACATTGTCGTAACAGATGCAGCACCTCCAAACACAACAATAGTGCCGGGTTCAGTGATAAATGTGAGTGGTGTTCCGACACTTGCTAATCCTAATATTCCTGTTTGGTCTGGATTTAATTTGAACTCAGGACAATCGACAACTGTACGTTTCAGGGTGACGGTAAATGCATCTAACACCGGAGATATCTTGAATACTGCTCAGGCGACAAGTGTTCAAACTCCGGGAGGAGTTACTTCCAACAATGTGGTCACAAATTTTCGAGCTCCACAAATGATAAATACAAATTGCATTTGTAAAAATAATCAGACTCCAAATAACCTTGATGGGACCTATTCATCCACCCTAATAATTACAAATAACAATGGATTAGCACTTCCACCAGGATTGACTTATAACATTGTTAATACAATGGGTCTAACGAATGATATGGGAGGGGTTTTGGGAACACCTTCATTTTCATATTGTAATGGAGTAGGGTGTCCTGCTGGGGTCGTTAACGGACAATATTTTCTGAATGTCACTGTTCAGAACTCCGGAGCATTCACCGCAAATGTTGACGGACCTGATGCAGGTACGACAGCAGATATTGTTTTTACATCAAATTGCACTAATTTATACCCGGCTTTGCCTGTCATTCCATTTACGGATAAGAATTGTCTGAATGCAGGTATAAATATATTTAGTTCTGGTGCAAGTATTTATAATATCAATAACAGTTTTGTTAATCCTGTTTTGCCAACCGGATTTTCTCAGACAGGGACAGGTGATTTAATGGTTGACAATGATTTGGTTAATTATGCAGACAATGATCCTGTTTATGAATTATTCCTTTTGAGAGAAGGGCCGGGTGCTTGTCGTGTTGTTTCTTATAAAGAGTTTAATGTATATAAAAGGAAACAGCCGGTTTTGAAAAACACTTTAATTGAATGTAAAGATACACTTTTTAGTAATTTAATTTCGCTAAATTCTATGCTGGACCCTACTAATAGTGGGGTTGGGAAGTTTTCTATTGGAGGTGTTGAATTAGATGGAGTATCTTTAGCTGTAACTGGACCTGTTTGTTTGGATGTTACTTACACTTTAACAGATAGTTGTGGTGTAATCAAGTCTGATACAAAAAAATTGCAGGTAACCATAAAACCGAAAGCAGCTTTTAATTTTAACACGGTTGCCGGACAACCTATTTCTCCCGCTTGTTCCACAGGGCCGGTGACAGTTGGAGCTATACGTACCAGTAACGGATCAAATCCAGTTTTTACAGTTATCGCAAATAAAACATTACCTGGAGTTGCAGCACCTTCCTTAGTGCAAACAACTGCAGGTGCCACCCTAACCTTACCTTCACCGATAACAACAGATGAGTTAAGATACAGAGTATGTTTGATTGAAACCAACAACGCTGCCACTGCCTGCAGCCCTTTAGTTGTATCTTCGGCATCTTGTGCTGATACAATATGCAGAACTTATATAGTGTATAGGGATCGTACTGATTGTGGTGTAAATGCTGTTTTTCCGGCTCAATGTGAAGATTTCAAACCGGATTATTGTCAGGTTTATACTGTACCTGCTTTGCGATTGACCTGTGAGCTTTTTTTCTCGATTGAAACCCCACCTGTTTTGTCTGCCGAAGTTACATTTGACAAGAGCATTTTGAATTGTGATGATGAATTTTTAACAGGACAATACAATGTATCCTTTTTAGGTCTTAAAGCGCAAAATTCTGATGATAGTCCCAAGGTCGAAGACTATCCTGGTTTGAACATTATATGCGGGGTTTTAGGTTTTTCAGTATTTGGATACCAACCTTTAAAACCTTTGTACGATGTACTAAGGTGCGACAAGACAATAGCAGAGCTGATATTTGGAATATTAGGAAAATTGGCAGGTGGTGATGGTGGTGGTATCATTGTGATGGCAGATACAGATGGTGATGGCGGATTTGACTATTTATTGGAAAATAGGTTCGGTTACCCTTCTCAAAGAACATTCTCAGTGCCAAACCGCGTAAAAGGATCCGGATATATGGCAGTAAGAGCAGTGGGTGCCTGGGTTAATTCACCGGCCGATGTTTGTGGTAATTTTGATATTGCACCGGTTAATATTTTAGACAGATTGCCTATTGGTTCAATCCCGATTATAGGGCCAATTATTGAAAATGTTCTTAAAGTCGCAAAATGTGGTTTAGATGCTGCACTTAATATAGAAACTACGGAAACAGCAAAAGTTGTAAATAATGCAGAACCTAAATTTTTAAATTGTAATACAAGTGGATTTATTTTTGCACAAACGAATGAGTGTACTATACCGGTTGAATGGTCTGTTCCGGTAGCAGTAGATGGTTGTAATGACGATGCTCTTATATATCGAGGGGTGGTACTGCCGGTGAATGGTGTTGGTGGAGTTGATGTCACAAATTATGCAGGAAACGCAGTAGTAGTAACTGCACAAATTACCCAGCCCGGGGTATATCAGACTGCAGGACCGATACCCGGATCCATTTTAAATCCCGGAATTTATCCTGTCAGCTACACCGCTGTTTCTTGTAATGGTTTGCCTGTAACCTGTAATTTTAATATTGTAGTCACCGCAGGTAATCCAATCCTGGAATGCCCTAGATCTATTACAGTCACAACAGATGCTGATCTTTGTACAGCAAGAGTAAACGGACTGGCTCCTTATCAGGGTATTGGTTGTGCCAGCATTATTAATTATAGCTATACTAATCCGGTATCCGGTACTGTTAATTCAACAAATGCTTTAACTATGGGAACACATAATGTTCCTGATGGTCAGCTTTTTGAACTGGGAACTACAGCAATAACTTATACAATGCTGGTTGACATAGACGGTAATAATGATTTTAACGGACCCGGAGAAACACAAACATGTATGTTTAATGTAGTCGTACAGGATTTTCAGAGACCGATTACACGATGTCTGGACGTTGAAATTCAACTTAATAATGAAGGAACCGGAACCATATTTGCCGCACAAACACCTGGTCAGGTGTTTATAGATGGAGGTACATCAGACAACTGCGGTACAAATTTAACATTCGGAATATCTAAAGATGAAGTAGAATATACACCTACTCTGGATTTTGATTGCAGCGAAAAAGGAAAACGTGTTATTACTTTAAGAGTGACAGATGAAAGCGGAAATATCTCATTTTGTAAATCAGTTGTAAAGATTGTTGATTTCTTTGAAGGATTTAAATTAGATCTGGATGCACCGGAAGTTTGTTTTGAACCATTCCAGAATACTTATGATTTTTCACCATACCTTGTCATTGCCAGACCTAACGGAGCAAATATTTTTCACCAGAATGTAGGAACTTTAGGCCCGGACATTGAAGGTGGATTTGGTATTTCTGCATTCCTACCGGATGCCGGATCTACCAATGATCCCGGTACGATTACTGCGGATGGTATTTATACTTTAGGAACAGGAACAGGTGTTGTTACAATTTCTTACATATTATCTATTGGAGGTCAGATTAATCAGATTGATGGAGAAGAATTAACAGGTTGCTTCAGAATGGTACACGATGTTTTCAGAATAGAAAAACTGGATCCTGTCTGGGAAGGAGGTTTTATGTGTTGTGATCAAAGTCCCGTTTGGCTGGGAGGTGCTTCATGGGACGGTACTGGAAATCCCGTCATTCCTGTCGGAATGATAAGCTTGAGAGATATCAGGGGAGATTATCCTGGAGATGTAGAAGGAGAGTGGACAGGACAGGGTGTTTCATTTGTAAATCCGGATGGATTACCATTTACAGGTGATGAATTTTATCAATTTAATCCGAATGGATTGGATGGAACATATACTTTAACTTATACAATTGGGGATGAACCTTGTATATTTACCTATGCACAGGATATCAGAGTTACATGTCAGGATCTTCAGATAGAATTAAGTGATATCACAGTTTGCCCTGCCAATTTGGTTGAAGAACGAGTGGTAATTGTTAATTTAGATGATAAAGATCTTGTTGTTTCCACAACAGGTTTTGCTGCACTTGCTGCGGATGGTGCCCACTATGGAAATGGACCGATGACTAATCCGGTAATGGATCTTCAAAGTGTTCCCGTGGTCAATGGAAGGGTTGTTATACCAGCTTTTTATGCACCGGCGGTGAGAAATAAAGACTATGAAATATGTGTCACTACATTCCAAACAACACCATTCGGATGTGCAGATGTATTTTGTTATACGATAACAGTTCAGGATTTGTTGGCACCTGAATTTCAAAATTGTCCGAAGGAAGCCATTGTAGTAGATGCACCTTCAGGTTGGTGTTCATCTTTCGTGAATTTTGAATACCCATGGGCTTTTGATAATTGTATGGGTTTAAATGCAAAAAGAGAACAGGTGGATATTACGGGTTTCAAATCAGGTGATTTATTTCCGGTGGGTTTAACCATTCTGGCATATACTGCTACGGATACAGTAGGAAACCAAAGTTATTGTGAACTGAAAATAGTTGTCAATGATTTCCACACACCTCCTTTGATTACATGTCCGGCAAATGTGACTGCAGTGAACGACCTGAATATGTGTGGTGCAGTTGTAAATGGTATTGCTCCGCTGAAAGTTGAAGATAATTGTATTGACAATGCAGCCGTAATATATGAAATAAATGACGCAAATGGAGTCTGGGCATGCGGCTTCAGTGATGCCAGTGGTGAAAAATTCCCGGTAGGAACAAGTACTGTGAATTATAAAATTCAGGACCAACCACTGATTTTAATTACCGAAGTAGTTCAGAATGGCGTTATGACCGGAGTTGAAATTACCAACTTCGGGCCTGCACGGGTGGATGTAACCTGTGGTAAATTTTTGCTTAAAAATGAGACTGGACAAGTCATGGAAGAATTTGTAATTCCAACCAGAAATAATAAATCTACTTTACTTGTTCAAACAAATTTTCCGCCATTACCGACTCTCTGGGTAGTTCCAAATCCAAACATTATTCCTGTTGGAGGTACTTTTACACATACTTTTACAACAAATCCTCCGGCAGGTGCCAGACGAAAGTATTGTTTTGCATTTTTAGAAAGAGTGATTGATGAAGCTGAAATTAATAATTTAGTCAGTGGAGCTGTTATACTTAGAGAGACTGTATGTGATCATAATCTGCAGACTGATTTTATACCTGCCACGCCTTGTGATCCGGGTAGTTTTGGAATGTTAAACCCTGGATTACCTGTGATGGCAGCAAATGGTACGCTTACTTCTTTGCAAAATGTTGATCCTAGTATAGCTATGTGTTCATTTACAGTAAAAGTTGATGATATCGAAGCACCAAGTTGTATCAAACATGATTCTATCAGAATTAATAATTCTATTCCAACTCAAATTGCAGCAAATCAATGCCTGACTTCCACCATTAATATGCCTGCGGGTCTTGTACACGATGTGAATATTAAAAATTTACAAGCTTCAGTTTCGAATGCCGGTGCTGTAACAGCATACCTTAATAGTCCATCAGGAACCAGAATTTTGTTATTTGATAATGTTTGTAATAATACGCCAAATATCAATGTCACATTGGATGAAACAATTGTTTGGACACCCGCACCAAGTATTGTGAATGCACTTTGTAATCCGTTAGGGCAGGGAGGTATTTACAGACCTGAAGAATCTTTCAAAGAATTCTATGGAGAGCAGGCTTTGGGTGCCTGGACTTTACAAATATTTACCGCCGGTGCAGTTACAGGAACTTTGAATAATTGGCAATTGGAAATCCTTTATCAGTTGCCATATGATCAGCCTGATGTGGTTTTGGAAAATGATCCGGGTCTATGTACCAAAGAATTTACATGGATACACCCGATATTGGAAGATAATTGCTGTAAAGGTAAAATGGATGTAACCTATTACTTCTCAAACAATGTAACTGGTGAAGTTTCGCAGGAAACAGGTGTTATTTTAAATACTAATGGCACAATTAATATTCAGGGATTACGTGAAACCAAGATATTTAAAGTAGGTGTGACTATTGTAGAATATACTTTAGAAGATCAGTATGGAAATAAAGCCATTTGTGGTTTTAAAGTGACAGTTAACGATACCGAAAAACCATTGTTTGTAAGTCCGGGCTGTCCTGCCAGAACAATCCAGCTTGCTCCGGGTGAATGTTATGGTGCATTGGCAAATCCACCATCAGCCACAGATAATTGTAAAGTTGATTTCGTTATTTTCTGTTTTGCAAACGGTGACCCTGCTGATATCAATAAGTTGCCAATAGGAGTGAATAACCTTATTGCCAAAGCAGTTGATATTTACGGAAATATTTCAACATGTGATTTTACAGTTACAGTATTGGAGTATGTTCCGACAACAGATGCTTTAGTATGTAACAACAATCTTAATTTGTCTCTTGATCAGAGTTGTGAAGCTGTTTTGACAACCGACATGATACTGGAAGGTAATAATTACCGATGTTATGAAAATTATTGTATCACTGTTACTTCATTGGAAGGAATTCCTCATGCCAACTTCTTTAATATTAATGATGCTGGTAAAACATTTATCATCTCCATTACCGATTGTCTGGGTAGTCAGAATACATGCTGGGGTTATTTGAAAATAGAAGAAAAACTGATTCCGGAAATTGAATGCCCTGTAAATATTACTATCTCTTGTAATGTAGATGTAAACGCAAGAAACAATCAGGGTAGGTTGGTCACAGGGGAGGGTATCCTTACAACATGTGAACCTGGTGCTGTTATTTCTTATTCTGATATGGTAGTAGATAATGGTCAATGTGGTTCACCCAGAGCTACAGTTTTCAGAACATGGACAGTTCGGGATTCAGATGGAAATGTAGCGACATGCGTTCAGATTATCACCGTAGCTGCACTGGATCTGGATGATATTGTTTGGCCGATGGATATCGATCTGAATAAAACTTTGGAATGTTCTGACGTCGTTCTTAATCCTGAATTAACAGACGCAGATAATACAGGATATCCAATGCTTAACGGTGTAAGAATTAATAATGCTGGAAGTCTCTGTATGGTATTTTTAAATGTCGATGATGAAATATATGAATCTTGTCCGGGAAGTACTGTAATTCTAAGAACCTGGAAGATTTTAAATATGTGTTTGCCTTTGTCTGCTAATAATCCAAGAACACACACACAGATTATTAAAGTTTTAGATACAGAGGGGCCAAAAATTGCAACTTGTCCTGTTGATATCACTATTAGTGTTGATGCATGGTCTTGCAGAGGAGGTGTTTTCTTGCCAATTCCTGAAAAGATTGAAGACTTATGCAGTAATGTAAGTTTTAAAGCAATTCTTTATGGAACAGGTAAGCTTACCCAGACAGGTACTGTTAGTGCGGGCAATCTAAGGGTCAGACTTACTGATTTAACAAAAGAGACTCACTCAGTCAGATATGAATTCAGAGATGAGTGTGGAAATTTGACAACCTGTAACTTTAAGGTCATTGTCCGCGACCTCGTAGCACCGATAGCGATCTCCAAGCAGGATATCGTGATAGGTCTGACACCTGGATTTGATGCGGACGGTATTCAGGATGCACAAGCTAAGTTGTTTGCAGAAAGTGTTGACAACGGATCTTTTGATAACTGTAGCGGAGTGAGACTGGAGGTAAGGAGAGCGATTGGTCCTGATTGTGGAAACGAGGGAGCAGTTGTGAATCCGACTACGGGACTGAGACACAATAATAACAGAACCTTCAGTAACAGAGTAAACTTACCGAATTACAGTCCGAATGATACAGACGGAGGTGAGTTTGTGAAATTCTGTTGTGAGGATTTGGATGCAATAGTAGTAGATGCGAATGGTGATGGATTGATTGATGAATTGGATAGAGGTTACCATGAGGTTATATTGCGAGTATGGGATGATGGAAATATGAATGGAATCATCGGTGATGCCGGAGATAACTGGAGTGAAATCTGGAGCTATGTAAAAGTAGAGGCCAAAGTACCACCGGTGATCGTATGTCCTGATGATGCGACCATCCATTGTGATTGGGCGATCGAGACCAGGACGACATCAACATCTATCGCAGGAATAGATTTCAGTAAGACAGGTTTACCAACCGCTTATGGTGTATGTAGTAATCCAAACATTACTTTCCAGGATGTATTACAGTTGAACCAATGTGGAATTGGTATAATTAACAGAACCTTCACGATTAGTGATATGGGTACGACAAGACAGTGTGTACAAAGAATCACAGTAGCCCAAAGTACCAGTCAACAAGAGTGGGTAGTAACTCCACCATCGGCAAGTATTCCGGAAGTAGGATGTGACGGACCGACAGAAGCACAGATCAAAGCCAATCAACCTACATGGGTGAGTGGGCCATGTGATGTGATAGGGGTGAGCCACAAAGTGTTGGAGTTTGAATTTGAAGATGGCGTATGTAAGAAGTGGGTAGTAGAGTACAAGTTAGTAAACTGGTGTGATAATGAAGAGCGAGGACCATACACAAAACAATTTGTATATAAAGATCCAACACCACCGGTGATAGAAATGTGCAGAGATACGATGTTTGCAGTAGATGCAAATTGTGAATTGGTAGGTCTTACCTTAACCAAGCGAGCGACAGATGCTGGAGGTTGTATCAATGACGGCTGGATCAAGTGGGTGATAGTAGTGGACTTATGGGCAGACGGAACACCTGATTATGAGTGGAGCAGCTTCTTACCTGTAGGGAATGATGTAAACAATGCGAACACAGGAAACTTTGCAGCTATTCAGGATAACAACGGTAATGGAATTAAAGATATCTATGTAGCACCGACAGTAAATGGTGGCACCGTAAGTATCAGAATACCGGAGCCGATAGTAGGAAAGATGAGCAACCACAAGATCACCTGGAAAGCAACGGATGGATGTCATAATTATGTGACCTGTCATGAAGACTTCATGGTAGTGGACAAGAAAGCACCGACACCGGTATGCGTACCATTGAGTACTGCATTGATGGCAGATCCGGATGGATCAGGTCCGATGGTACCGATGGTAGAATTGTGGGCAATAGACTTCAATGTTAAGTCAACGGACAACTGTACAGAGGAAGAAGAGTTGTTGTACACATTTGATCAGACAGCACCACAGGTAGAAGACAAAGTTGTCTTTACGAGATTGATCAATATTGACATACCACACTACTTTGATAAGACAGGAGGCTTGTTGAGATTCCCTGCGGATATGACGAATGCACAACAGAGAGCGATCGTAGAGAAATACCTGAGAGGAGAGGAGAACAGTGCTGGGAACGGTGTGATCCAATTATGGAATCCTGCGACGAGAAGTTCAGCGAAAGTATGGACAGACAGAGAGTTGGAAGAGGGCACAAACAAAGGGGAAGCTCAGGTAATGATGAGTGTATGGGATAAGAAGTTCAATACGGATTTCTGCTGGACATCGTTGAAACTGATATGTACAACATGTCCTGGTGGAGAGACAGCCAACATAAGCGGATCAGCGAGAACAGAGTTGAATCAGGGAGTGAATGGAGTGGAAGTACAGTTTGAGAGTATCTTACCGGAATTCCCGAGAACATATACAACGAATCAGACAGGTACATACAGCATGAACTTAATGACAGATTTTGATTATGGCGTGAGTGCGAAGAAAGATGGTAACTATCTGGAAGGCGTGAGTACATTAGACTTAGTGATGATACAGCGACACATATTAGGACTGGAATCCTTGAACAGTGCGTACAAAGTGATAGCAGCGGATGCGAACAACAACGGACGGGTAACAGCAGCGGATTTGACAGAATTGAGAAAACTGATATTGGGCGTGACGAATGCGTTACCGAATCAAACAAGCTGGAGATTCCCTGTGAAGGATCAGATATTGGAGTTGAGCAATCCGTTCCCATATACAGAGCAGATTAGTGTGTCACCATTGTTGGTCGATGTAACAGGTCAGGACTTTGTAGCGGTGAAGATAGGAGATGTGAATGGCAGTGCAAGTGTCAGTGTACAGGATGCACAGTTGGAGAGCAGAAGCAGCAAGGCATTGAAATTGGAGATCGAAGACAGAGCAGTGAAAGCAGGCGAAGTGGTAACGATACCGGTATTGAGCAGTAATTATGCTGATGTTTACGGATATCAGTTTACCTTGGGTCTGAATGGGGCAGAATTTGCAGGCATAACGGCCGGAGCAATAAATGTTACAGATCAGAATGTAGGAGTACTGAGAGCAGATCAGGTAACGATGAGTTATGCTTCAGGTGAGTTACAGAGTGCAGATATCAATGAGGTATTGTTTACGATCATCGTAAAAGCGACAAGAGCGACGACAATATCAGAGATACTGCAATTGAATTCAGAAGTAACGAAAACAGAATCGTACGTTGGAACAGCAATGGAAATAAATAATGTGACATTGGGCGTGAGAACGGCACCGATAGCGGGAGAAGAAGAGGGTGTTGCAGAATTATTCCAGAATGAGCCAAACCCGTTCAGAGGAATGACGACAGTAAGTTATTACCTGCCAGAGAACGCATCAACAGTATTGACAGTATTTGATGTGACCGGAAAAGTAGTAGCGATCAGGAAAGCAGATGCAGTGAAAGGCATGAATGCAGAAACATTCACGATGGATCAGCTGGGAGCATCCGGAGTATATTACTACAAACTGGAGTCAGGTGAGTTTAACGCTGTGAAAAAGATGATCATTGTAGATTAG